From Gemmatimonas sp., one genomic window encodes:
- the efp gene encoding elongation factor P yields the protein MAFSATQIRRGMVLVFEGDPCRVVEFRHHTPGNLRAMVQAKLKNLRTGSNFEHRFRAADTIVKADMETQELEFMYQGGDVFHFMNIANYDQIEMDEEALGDSAPWMQPGMKILAEYYNGRPIGIELPNSLIFEIVETAPVVRGATKTASSKPAKLSNGVTVNVPEFVEEGTRVRVNPTTGEYLERAKD from the coding sequence ATGGCCTTTTCTGCGACCCAGATCCGACGTGGCATGGTCCTCGTGTTCGAGGGCGATCCGTGCCGAGTCGTCGAGTTCCGTCACCACACGCCGGGAAACCTGCGCGCCATGGTACAGGCGAAGCTGAAGAACTTGCGGACGGGTTCGAACTTCGAGCATCGGTTCCGCGCCGCGGACACGATCGTGAAGGCGGACATGGAAACGCAGGAACTGGAGTTCATGTACCAGGGCGGCGACGTGTTTCATTTCATGAACATCGCGAACTACGATCAGATCGAGATGGATGAAGAGGCACTGGGCGATTCGGCGCCGTGGATGCAGCCGGGTATGAAGATCCTGGCCGAGTACTACAACGGCCGTCCGATCGGCATTGAACTGCCGAACTCGCTGATCTTCGAGATCGTCGAAACCGCACCGGTGGTGCGTGGCGCCACCAAAACGGCGTCGTCCAAGCCGGCGAAGCTGTCGAACGGCGTGACGGTGAACGTGCCGGAATTCGTGGAAGAGGGCACGCGCGTCCGCGTGAACCCGACGACGGGCGAGTACCTGGAGCGCGCGAAGGACTGA
- a CDS encoding heme NO-binding domain-containing protein, with product MRSILVLLEDIVRLEFGPGELASVRAVASAHVSDAVSGTGSAVRVTAFVRALCQVRRRPLPEVYAFVGLKLAQSVVTDFPMVTRDRQSTRLVLLQINQLAPAVLDALVPGVEVPAFDVELIDAESVRVSFTGTPEMASLLEGAVRGLGQHFGERVEPTRASPPSYAPNRRLIDIKITPDRRTEDAPSPTGVDRRKFFSF from the coding sequence ATGCGTTCCATACTGGTTTTGCTGGAAGACATCGTGCGGTTGGAGTTCGGCCCCGGGGAGCTGGCGTCGGTGCGCGCCGTGGCCTCCGCGCACGTCAGTGACGCGGTTTCCGGAACGGGATCGGCGGTGCGCGTCACGGCCTTCGTGCGCGCCCTGTGTCAGGTGCGCCGTCGGCCCCTGCCCGAGGTGTACGCGTTTGTTGGTTTGAAGCTCGCCCAGTCGGTCGTCACGGATTTTCCGATGGTGACGCGCGACCGGCAGTCCACGCGACTGGTGCTGCTGCAGATCAACCAGTTGGCGCCGGCCGTGTTGGATGCCCTGGTGCCAGGGGTGGAGGTGCCGGCGTTCGATGTGGAATTGATCGACGCCGAGTCGGTGCGGGTGAGTTTCACCGGTACACCCGAAATGGCGTCGCTGCTGGAGGGCGCCGTCCGCGGGTTGGGCCAGCATTTCGGTGAGCGGGTGGAGCCGACGCGCGCGAGTCCTCCGTCCTACGCGCCGAATCGGCGCTTGATTGACATCAAGATCACGCCGGATCGCCGCACTGAGGATGCTCCCTCTCCAACGGGTGTCGATCGACGGAAGTTCTTCTCGTTCTAG